In a genomic window of Hyphomonas sp.:
- a CDS encoding YdbH domain-containing protein yields the protein MNTPHYKDLEVEGSKPGKRRLNWGRWLVLALLVLLLLFAALGWLGRKYIARQALAQWCHDNALVCEANFERLGPGGAVISGVRVMAGEATPFSADEVVADLAWKGWTPSLSGVTVTGPELRGTLDERGIRFHGLESVGGSGEGGGGALPPVKIADGRVILVTSAGEIGASIDLEGEFPRSGELQLVLDPVSLSGPEGTLIWSEGRVELVSRDGQLEGEAFLDLSEADVRGARARDVQLTLLLEAPLSGEGDTQIVWDADLSEGAWGGYALSQASGAGRAVLDRLPSADANAVLDAIRQASAEARVSKLSGSSIAARDVDFEVHLDGASGDVVGPVLLSAAEVQIAQGRASTVDLSATLSRTPAAGLKVEGRLRAAEAGLGAATLDDLVARLSLPDLFAAHEASLAAALRRALVKFNAELPLTVTQEAGQWSILSAGPVELNAASALVVDIAPPPSGHWLVWAEAERSIRGAVSARGGGLPAMAATLDLSMGQAGLSHLKANDISLAPWAAGGRVFSANLETLDYARTEDGGIDLTASGRLGVAGNIAGLDLSDSTVSGDLILASAKDGLQVSTPGQSCLILDSEGVGFGGVSFGAFRAPICPETRHFLTPGKAGLSGSARLGDLTMPVAFSSSTGSIAFRNAVMDWAGGDTVSLSAVADAITLSLELEDSTLGIEGAQLRLGMATRRNASPIISARLGDTRFSGSLIPARVSSSDFRFDATLPKSGIDGSLSADGVVIRDLREDPLYQPMTADLTATLQGSQLEMVGPLRLVSNGITVADTLLKLDVSNLNGMAAIESRDLEFQPGGLQPWRLSDRLRGVFTDARGHLLASARFDIASGSLDGTGEVSVSEFGFQTTRLGRVQGVNGTVTFSDLMSLTTAPGQVISVASLNPGVPLENGQVVFHLVDGSEFRVDSASFPFAGGELALPAFTWTLGAETQRVEVTAEGIELARLVEILKLPNTQATGTVSGRFPIDVDGTQVMVRDARLKADAQGGHLSYAGSTGDSAAAADDNVRMAFEALKDFDFTVLELGLDGNVRDRMTISLILEGKSRRGISYGKGDQLVTGQPFLFDITVNSALAELLRNTQYYTSQKGLTDAVVEQVKAKRLEETE from the coding sequence GTGAATACGCCACATTACAAAGATTTAGAGGTCGAAGGCTCGAAACCGGGCAAACGCCGCCTGAATTGGGGGCGATGGCTGGTGTTAGCCCTGCTGGTCCTGTTGCTTCTGTTTGCGGCGTTGGGCTGGCTGGGCCGGAAATACATTGCCCGCCAGGCGTTGGCACAGTGGTGCCATGACAACGCCCTCGTCTGTGAGGCGAATTTCGAGCGGCTGGGCCCCGGCGGCGCAGTGATTTCCGGGGTGCGCGTCATGGCCGGCGAGGCAACGCCGTTTTCCGCAGACGAGGTGGTGGCCGATCTGGCATGGAAAGGCTGGACGCCATCGCTGTCAGGCGTGACGGTTACCGGACCGGAATTGCGGGGCACGCTGGACGAGCGCGGCATTCGCTTTCACGGCCTTGAATCCGTTGGCGGGTCCGGCGAAGGCGGTGGCGGGGCGCTGCCGCCAGTGAAGATTGCGGACGGACGCGTGATCCTTGTCACAAGCGCGGGGGAGATTGGCGCGTCCATCGACCTTGAGGGAGAGTTTCCCCGGTCCGGCGAGCTGCAGCTGGTGCTCGACCCGGTTTCGCTGTCCGGACCGGAAGGCACACTGATCTGGTCCGAAGGACGAGTGGAACTCGTCAGCCGTGACGGGCAGTTGGAGGGGGAGGCCTTTCTTGATCTGTCGGAAGCGGATGTGCGCGGCGCTCGCGCACGGGATGTTCAGCTGACCCTGTTGCTGGAGGCACCGCTTTCAGGGGAGGGCGACACCCAGATCGTTTGGGATGCCGACCTGTCTGAAGGGGCGTGGGGCGGCTATGCGCTGTCGCAGGCCAGCGGAGCCGGGCGTGCCGTTCTGGACCGGTTGCCGTCCGCCGACGCAAATGCCGTCCTGGATGCCATTCGTCAGGCGTCGGCCGAAGCACGCGTATCCAAATTGTCGGGCAGTTCGATTGCCGCGCGGGACGTGGATTTCGAAGTGCACCTGGACGGAGCGTCCGGAGACGTGGTCGGGCCGGTGCTGCTGTCGGCTGCAGAAGTGCAGATCGCACAGGGGCGCGCCAGCACGGTCGATTTGTCGGCCACCCTGTCAAGGACACCTGCTGCCGGCCTGAAGGTGGAGGGCCGACTGCGAGCCGCCGAAGCAGGGCTCGGCGCCGCCACGCTGGATGATCTGGTGGCGCGACTCAGCCTGCCGGACCTGTTCGCAGCTCATGAGGCCAGCCTCGCCGCTGCGTTGCGCCGCGCGCTGGTCAAATTCAACGCGGAGCTGCCGCTGACGGTTACGCAGGAGGCGGGCCAATGGTCGATCCTGTCGGCCGGTCCGGTGGAGCTGAATGCCGCGTCGGCCCTGGTGGTCGATATTGCACCGCCACCATCCGGGCACTGGCTGGTCTGGGCGGAGGCGGAGCGGTCCATTCGGGGCGCTGTGTCGGCGCGCGGCGGCGGTCTGCCGGCCATGGCAGCCACGCTCGATCTGTCCATGGGGCAGGCTGGCCTGTCGCATCTGAAGGCCAATGACATCTCTCTCGCGCCCTGGGCTGCGGGGGGACGGGTGTTTTCGGCAAACCTGGAGACGCTCGACTATGCGCGGACCGAGGATGGCGGGATCGACCTGACCGCGTCGGGACGTCTCGGCGTTGCGGGCAATATTGCCGGTCTGGACCTGTCGGACTCGACCGTGTCAGGCGATCTCATCCTGGCATCCGCGAAGGATGGCCTTCAGGTGTCCACACCGGGGCAGTCCTGCCTCATCCTGGACAGTGAAGGGGTCGGTTTCGGCGGTGTGTCCTTCGGGGCCTTCCGTGCCCCGATCTGTCCGGAGACCCGGCATTTCCTGACTCCCGGGAAGGCAGGTCTGTCCGGCAGTGCGCGCCTTGGCGACCTCACCATGCCTGTGGCGTTTTCCTCCAGCACCGGGAGCATTGCATTCCGCAATGCTGTTATGGACTGGGCCGGAGGTGATACGGTCAGCCTGTCCGCAGTGGCGGATGCAATCACCTTGTCGCTCGAGCTGGAAGACAGCACGCTGGGCATTGAAGGCGCACAGCTGCGGCTTGGGATGGCGACCCGCCGGAATGCGTCCCCGATCATTTCAGCCCGGCTGGGAGACACCCGCTTCAGCGGTTCCCTGATCCCCGCCCGGGTCAGCTCCAGTGACTTCCGCTTCGACGCCACGCTGCCGAAAAGCGGGATCGATGGCAGCCTCAGCGCCGACGGGGTGGTGATCCGGGACTTGCGGGAGGATCCCCTTTACCAGCCCATGACCGCAGACCTGACAGCGACCCTTCAGGGAAGCCAGCTGGAAATGGTGGGCCCGTTGCGGCTTGTCTCCAACGGAATCACCGTGGCGGATACGCTGCTGAAACTGGATGTGAGCAATCTGAACGGGATGGCGGCGATCGAGAGCCGTGACCTGGAATTCCAGCCGGGGGGGCTGCAGCCCTGGCGTCTGTCTGACAGGTTGCGCGGCGTGTTCACCGATGCGCGCGGCCATTTGCTGGCATCGGCCCGGTTCGACATCGCCTCAGGAAGCCTGGATGGGACCGGCGAGGTTTCGGTGTCGGAGTTCGGCTTCCAGACCACACGGCTTGGCCGGGTTCAGGGCGTCAACGGCACGGTGACCTTCAGCGACCTGATGTCCCTGACCACTGCGCCGGGCCAGGTCATATCCGTGGCCAGCCTCAATCCGGGCGTACCGCTGGAAAACGGACAGGTGGTATTCCATCTGGTCGACGGATCCGAGTTCCGGGTCGACAGTGCATCCTTCCCGTTCGCCGGTGGCGAACTGGCCTTGCCAGCCTTCACATGGACGCTTGGTGCTGAGACCCAGCGGGTGGAGGTTACCGCCGAGGGCATCGAACTCGCGCGGCTGGTGGAAATCCTCAAACTGCCGAATACACAGGCCACCGGCACGGTGTCCGGCCGGTTTCCCATCGATGTCGACGGCACGCAGGTCATGGTGCGCGACGCTCGCCTGAAGGCAGATGCGCAGGGCGGGCATCTATCCTATGCGGGATCAACAGGCGACTCTGCGGCCGCGGCGGATGACAATGTGCGCATGGCGTTCGAGGCCCTGAAGGATTTCGACTTCACCGTGCTGGAACTGGGACTGGATGGGAATGTACGAGACCGCATGACCATCTCGCTTATCCTGGAGGGCAAGAGCCGCCGGGGCATCTCCTATGGCAAGGGCGACCAATTGGTGACCGGCCAGCCCTTCCTGTTCGATATCACCGTCAATTCGGCGTTGGCGGAACTGCTGCGCAACACACAGTATTATACCAGTCAGAAGGGGCTGACCGACGCCGTGGTGGAGCAGGTGAAAGCCAAGCGGCTGGAGGAAACTGAATAG
- a CDS encoding M23 family metallopeptidase, with amino-acid sequence MSHDVKTVETGAAESHRSVSHGVKSLVVLGLLGSASAILGLVTVGPSSESGGMGAAHASPAPPPLAATLVSATEFEPGLAAPERISDTLKRRETLTELVTRLGAEPADAAAALHTIYEKEYLDPRRLRPGVKAEAFITEGQLTALNISADAERNLFITRSAEGGWTASELKARLSPTYHRVAAPIETSIYDAARKLGAGDQQVVDFASAFAYDVDFQREIHPGDSFEMVYETMVDERGTPVKNGELVFAKLNGKALTRGFYRFTPSDDGVADYFDEKGESATKFLMKTPINGARLSSSFGNRRHPISGYTRLHKGTDFAAPTGTPIYAAGNGTIERASRYGGYGHYVRIKHANDYKTAYAHMSRYGPGVRAGKRVRQGDVIGYVGSTGASTGPHLHYEVYIKGKPVNAMTLKLPTGRKLAETPDMLAEFEIRKAEIDAIRTQQGAQLVAATPLSNPPSP; translated from the coding sequence ATGAGTCATGACGTGAAGACAGTCGAAACGGGCGCCGCCGAATCTCACCGATCGGTGTCGCATGGAGTGAAGAGTCTGGTCGTTCTGGGCCTGCTCGGATCTGCTTCCGCAATTCTGGGTCTCGTAACTGTCGGCCCGTCAAGCGAGTCCGGCGGCATGGGCGCAGCGCATGCCTCCCCGGCCCCGCCGCCGCTGGCCGCAACGCTGGTCTCGGCGACCGAATTTGAACCCGGCCTGGCCGCGCCTGAACGGATCAGCGACACGCTGAAACGCCGGGAAACCCTCACGGAACTCGTCACACGACTTGGCGCAGAGCCTGCCGACGCCGCGGCCGCACTGCACACGATATACGAAAAGGAATATCTGGACCCGCGTCGGCTGCGTCCGGGCGTCAAGGCAGAGGCCTTCATTACTGAAGGCCAGCTGACCGCCCTGAACATCAGCGCCGATGCAGAGCGCAACCTGTTCATCACGCGCTCCGCCGAAGGTGGCTGGACCGCCAGCGAATTGAAGGCCCGGCTCAGCCCGACCTATCATCGCGTCGCCGCGCCGATCGAGACGTCGATCTATGATGCCGCCCGCAAGCTGGGCGCCGGCGATCAGCAGGTCGTCGACTTTGCCAGCGCCTTTGCCTATGACGTCGATTTCCAACGCGAAATCCACCCCGGGGATTCCTTCGAAATGGTCTATGAGACCATGGTCGACGAGCGCGGCACGCCCGTGAAGAATGGCGAACTTGTCTTCGCCAAACTGAACGGAAAGGCCCTGACCCGCGGCTTTTACCGGTTCACGCCCAGCGATGACGGCGTTGCCGACTATTTTGACGAAAAAGGCGAAAGCGCCACAAAATTCCTGATGAAGACGCCAATCAATGGGGCCCGGCTTTCCTCGTCTTTCGGGAACCGCCGCCATCCCATTTCGGGCTATACGCGCCTGCACAAGGGCACCGATTTCGCAGCGCCCACCGGCACGCCGATCTATGCGGCAGGCAACGGTACGATCGAGCGCGCCAGCCGCTATGGCGGCTATGGCCACTATGTCCGCATCAAGCATGCCAATGACTACAAGACGGCCTATGCCCACATGTCCCGCTACGGCCCGGGCGTGCGCGCCGGCAAGCGCGTCCGCCAAGGCGATGTGATCGGCTATGTCGGCTCGACGGGCGCCTCGACCGGACCCCACCTCCATTATGAGGTCTATATCAAGGGCAAGCCGGTGAATGCGATGACGCTGAAACTGCCCACGGGGCGCAAGCTGGCCGAGACCCCCGACATGCTGGCCGAATTCGAGATCCGCAAGGCCGAGATCGACGCCATCCGTACCCAGCAGGGTGCGCAGCTGGTCGCCGCTACGCCACTCTCGAACCCGCCATCACCATAA
- a CDS encoding alpha/beta fold hydrolase — MHFIFRTLAAIAVTLSAWLNSASADPNAIAELYGRADGIASPQLSPTGTRLAIECAPNGLPSLCVFDLTGATESALLGLDSTYRLKDFFWTSDERLIFRFGVFERLQTQSGMREFEVWRAVSYDVKSGKSTMLMNDMRGMVDTSDVVSLLTQDPEKVLTLGWVYDGGATSGTIMPTQATGGWLPRTFAVNLKTGKSRKVETFPKHTAQVVFDQAGREVARHRRDTNLGTSTVYRGRTEIHSESDVDVRNLSLIALEESVGDLIVWIERGENRGLNYMSLRDGAISPVMIGDKRAGAAATIIDPYTGTLVGVEYGGEWDEQVFLIPELGQAKEAIEAAMPGKHLTISSWTADRNKIAIALAEPGRPADYFVYDAAAGTMGSIGSAGSHLVNRPVGNVISISYEARDGLTIPGFVTLPPGKTLDDGPFPLIVLPHGGPAAHDTAAFDWWSGAYAEAGYAVLRPNFRGSTGSTSAHHFAGYGEYGGKMVDDVIDGAAWAVAQGIARPDGYCIAGGSYGGYSALMVAARDAAQVKCAISVNGVTDPILRLAEFTPDSDTYNDYEALLGAGRFSDEASRVAIMPVRQVAAMTAPVLLMHGREDTRVPFQQFTRMREAAGNRPNFTFVELDGEDHFLQSTYARSDVLKQTLAFLKAHHPAD; from the coding sequence TTGCATTTCATTTTCCGGACCTTGGCTGCAATCGCGGTCACACTTTCGGCTTGGCTGAATTCAGCGTCGGCAGACCCCAACGCCATCGCGGAACTCTATGGCCGCGCAGACGGGATTGCCTCGCCTCAGCTGTCGCCCACCGGCACGCGTCTGGCCATCGAATGCGCCCCGAATGGTTTGCCGTCCCTCTGCGTGTTTGATCTGACCGGCGCCACCGAGTCCGCCTTGCTCGGGCTGGATTCCACCTATCGTCTGAAGGATTTTTTCTGGACGAGTGATGAACGGCTGATCTTCCGCTTCGGGGTGTTCGAGCGTCTGCAGACGCAAAGCGGCATGCGGGAATTCGAAGTCTGGCGCGCGGTCTCCTATGATGTGAAGTCCGGCAAGTCGACCATGCTGATGAATGACATGCGCGGCATGGTGGATACATCGGACGTGGTTTCGCTTCTGACGCAGGATCCCGAAAAGGTACTGACCCTTGGCTGGGTCTATGATGGCGGCGCGACGTCCGGCACCATCATGCCGACCCAGGCTACCGGAGGCTGGCTGCCGCGTACCTTCGCGGTCAATTTGAAAACCGGCAAGTCCCGCAAGGTCGAGACGTTTCCCAAACATACAGCTCAAGTTGTTTTCGATCAGGCGGGACGGGAAGTCGCGCGGCACCGGCGCGATACCAATCTGGGCACCTCCACGGTCTATCGGGGGCGTACGGAAATTCATTCCGAAAGCGATGTCGACGTCCGGAATCTCAGCCTGATCGCGCTGGAAGAAAGTGTCGGAGACCTGATCGTCTGGATCGAACGCGGCGAGAATCGCGGCCTCAACTACATGTCCCTCCGGGATGGTGCCATTTCACCGGTGATGATTGGGGACAAGCGCGCAGGGGCTGCGGCCACCATCATCGATCCCTATACGGGCACGCTGGTCGGTGTGGAGTATGGCGGGGAATGGGACGAGCAGGTTTTCCTCATTCCCGAACTCGGACAGGCGAAGGAAGCGATTGAAGCTGCCATGCCGGGCAAGCATCTGACCATTTCATCCTGGACCGCAGACCGGAACAAGATTGCCATCGCCCTGGCGGAACCGGGGCGGCCCGCAGATTACTTTGTCTATGATGCCGCTGCCGGCACGATGGGCAGCATTGGCAGCGCCGGGTCCCATCTCGTCAATCGACCGGTCGGCAATGTCATTTCAATTTCGTATGAAGCGCGCGACGGGCTGACCATTCCTGGCTTTGTGACGCTGCCGCCCGGCAAGACGCTGGATGATGGCCCGTTCCCTCTGATCGTTTTGCCGCATGGTGGCCCCGCCGCGCATGATACGGCGGCGTTTGACTGGTGGTCTGGGGCCTATGCTGAAGCCGGTTACGCCGTGCTGCGGCCCAATTTCCGTGGCTCGACGGGATCGACGTCGGCGCATCATTTTGCCGGCTATGGCGAGTATGGCGGCAAGATGGTCGATGACGTGATCGACGGAGCCGCCTGGGCCGTCGCGCAGGGCATTGCCAGGCCGGACGGCTATTGCATTGCCGGGGGCAGCTATGGCGGATATTCCGCGCTGATGGTGGCGGCCCGCGATGCGGCGCAAGTGAAATGTGCGATCTCTGTCAATGGTGTAACTGATCCGATCCTGCGCCTTGCAGAATTCACACCAGACAGCGATACGTATAATGACTATGAGGCGCTGCTGGGGGCAGGCCGGTTCTCGGACGAGGCCAGCCGTGTGGCCATCATGCCGGTCCGCCAGGTTGCGGCAATGACTGCGCCGGTCCTGTTGATGCATGGCCGGGAAGATACACGCGTGCCATTCCAGCAATTCACGCGAATGCGTGAGGCCGCAGGAAATCGCCCGAACTTCACCTTTGTCGAACTGGATGGCGAAGACCATTTCCTGCAGTCGACCTATGCGCGGTCAGACGTGCTCAAACAGACGCTGGCCTTCCTCAAGGCGCACCACCCGGCGGACTGA